The genomic segment CTGCACAGGCGGAGTTCATCACGATGAATAACGGCGAAATACTGGCGGTCAGAGGCCTGAATGTTTCTTACGGTGAAGCGAAGGTTTTATTCGATATCGATCTCGGGGTAGCACCGGGCCAAGTGGTGACCTGCGTGGGTCGAAACGGCGCCGGCAAAACCACACTGCTCAG from the Deltaproteobacteria bacterium genome contains:
- a CDS encoding ATP-binding cassette domain-containing protein — its product is MNNGEILAVRGLNVSYGEAKVLFDIDLGVAPGQVVTCVGRNGAGKTTLL